The genomic stretch CAAGCTGATTACATCGCAGCTGGAGAAGACAAGGAACCCGGTCGATGCCCACGCCGTACTGCCCGATTGCGAGCTGGCGGAGGTGATCCTCGTTTCCAGAGTTCTCAGTGTTTCTCTCGGAGATAGGCAGCCTTAATCCCGCTCATTCTATTCTGAACATCGCCAAAAAATTTCTGCCAACGTTCCGGTTTACGACTGTACCACGATAATGTGGAATTCACCAGACTGTCGTTCACGTTGAACGCCTTCAGAAGTGAATCCACTTTTGCTTTTTGTACCGATGGCTGAGCGGAGTATTGTGCATCCGTCAACTGGAGCTGGACGTAAATTTCGACGAAATCCCCCTCACGAATCGGAGGTTTGTCGGAGCATGAAAAAAATAAAGAAACCGAAAGGAACATAAGGGACAGCCGCAGACTTCGCAGGAGCTGCACTCTCCAGACTCTTGAATTCATATTCATGGCCGGAGCCGATTCACAGCAACGCATTTTTTTCACGCCCTGAATTCCTGGCACTGTTCAGGATTTGGAGATTTGCGAGCAGCGGTCCGCAGGCATCTGCATGTCGTCCCCGATCAATTCCTGCCCGGCGCATCTAAAACCAAAACAAATTCGGCCTTGAACGGCTCTTTTTTGAATTCCCGTTCAATGTCTCCCAATCTCCCGCGAATAATTTTTTCAGTTTCCATCGTGAGGTCAACCGCGACAACAGCCCTTCTGTCTCTTCCGAAAGTTGAAAGGCAATCTTCAATAAGCGCCTTGAACCTGTACGGTGTCTCCATTATAACGGATACAAACTTCATGGATGCAAGCTCTTTTAATCTCCTCAACCGCTCGTCCTTCTTTCTCGGCAGAAAACCTGCATAGTGGAACGAGCTTATATCAAAATTGCAGACGACAAGCGCAGCAAGTATCGACGATGCACCGGGAATTGGAACAACCTTGATACCGCATTTCAATGCGGCGTTGATTAATTTTGCACCCGGATCGGCAAACACGGGCGTACCGGCATCCGAGACAAGAGCAGCATTTGCTCCGTCTCTAATCCTTTCAACTGTCGCTTCGGCATCTCTTGCTTCGTTGTGTTCGTTCAAGGCTTCGAGAGGTTTATCGATCCCGTAATAGCGAAGAAGCTTGTAGCCTTCTTTGAACTCTTCGCAGATTACAAAGTCGACCTGCTTTAAAACAGCTAATGCTCGAAGAGAAATATCGTCATAGTTGCCGATCGGAGTCGAAACTACATAGAGAGTGGAATTCAATGTTCTGTTCTAAGGTTCCGTTCGTAATATTTTCTGAAAGCAATAAGGATTGCTGTCGTGGGCACAGCTATTAACAGACCGAGGAATCCCAGAAAATACCCAAAGATTAAAAGTGCAAGGATCAACATGACGGGATGCACGCCTATTTTTGAGCCGATGATTTTCGGATAGAGAATAGCCGTTTCAGTCAGGTTCATCCCGAGAAATGAACACAGCACCATGACGACCTGGAAACCCGGATTGTCTCCAAAAAGCGCGATCAATACTGCAACCGAAGTGCTGATGATAACTCCAAAATATGGAATCATGTCCAGCACACCCGAGATAAGTCCGATCACGAGAGGATACTTCACGCCCCAGATCGACATTAGCAGGGAGATAACAATCGCGTTTATGAACGCGACGGTCAATGCTCCACGCAAATAGCTTCCGAGGATCCTGTCGACGATTACATAAAGTTCGGATACGAGCTGGCGCTGCCGCCGCGGGAATAACATCTTGACTCTGGTCTTTATCAGATCAAAATCTTTCATGATATAAAAGCTTAGGAAGGGCACAAGCACGAGATTCAGCATCTTAGTCAACGCAGTTGCCGCTTGTGCGACAAAATTCAGAATGCCATTTGGTATCGCACGCGTTACATCCTCGATCCTCGAAGAGATCTCATTTATGACCGCCTGCTGAAGTCCCTGACTCTCCGGCGCGAAGCCGAGAAAACCCCTGTTCACAAGGTTGTTGAGAGAATTACTTATTTCACCGGCGAGAGTCGGAATGGACGCGAGAAAATTCTGAAACTGCTGGAACACCATGGGAAGAACTACTACGAATATGGCAACAAGAATTCCCAGCAGCACGAGAAGAATACCGGCGATAGAAACCGGGCGCGGGATCCTTTTCTTTGCCAGCCATTCGACGACGGGAGTAAAGATATAGCTCAGAAGAAACGCGACGACGAACGGTACAACTGCTCCCGATATTTCAAATGCGAACCAGAATAAGAACACGAGAGTGGCCACCAAAATAAAATGACGAATAATAGCTTCGTGTCTGAACGGATACGTGGCAAACAAAAATAGCACGAAGATAAATATCGGAGTAAACACTTCCCGTACCGCATAGCCGAGGACTAAAAGGAGACAGAGCGCAACGGCATAAATGACCCACTCCCT from Candidatus Acidiferrales bacterium encodes the following:
- a CDS encoding DUF4296 domain-containing protein, producing the protein MRCCESAPAMNMNSRVWRVQLLRSLRLSLMFLSVSLFFSCSDKPPIREGDFVEIYVQLQLTDAQYSAQPSVQKAKVDSLLKAFNVNDSLVNSTLSWYSRKPERWQKFFGDVQNRMSGIKAAYLREKH
- the rsmI gene encoding 16S rRNA (cytidine(1402)-2'-O)-methyltransferase; the encoded protein is MNSTLYVVSTPIGNYDDISLRALAVLKQVDFVICEEFKEGYKLLRYYGIDKPLEALNEHNEARDAEATVERIRDGANAALVSDAGTPVFADPGAKLINAALKCGIKVVPIPGASSILAALVVCNFDISSFHYAGFLPRKKDERLRRLKELASMKFVSVIMETPYRFKALIEDCLSTFGRDRRAVVAVDLTMETEKIIRGRLGDIEREFKKEPFKAEFVLVLDAPGRN
- a CDS encoding AI-2E family transporter, coding for MNDERSREDANLLAEEVESPEKIRGEENSLPSFLSGKREWVIYAVALCLLLVLGYAVREVFTPIFIFVLFLFATYPFRHEAIIRHFILVATLVFLFWFAFEISGAVVPFVVAFLLSYIFTPVVEWLAKKRIPRPVSIAGILLVLLGILVAIFVVVLPMVFQQFQNFLASIPTLAGEISNSLNNLVNRGFLGFAPESQGLQQAVINEISSRIEDVTRAIPNGILNFVAQAATALTKMLNLVLVPFLSFYIMKDFDLIKTRVKMLFPRRQRQLVSELYVIVDRILGSYLRGALTVAFINAIVISLLMSIWGVKYPLVIGLISGVLDMIPYFGVIISTSVAVLIALFGDNPGFQVVMVLCSFLGMNLTETAILYPKIIGSKIGVHPVMLILALLIFGYFLGFLGLLIAVPTTAILIAFRKYYERNLRTEH